One genomic window of Gallaecimonas sp. GXIMD4217 includes the following:
- a CDS encoding UDP-2,3-diacylglucosamine diphosphatase codes for MSHFNYRTVFLSDLHLGSRDCQADYLLSLLKHIKPESLYLLGDVVDLWAMGRKGLWPHSHSQVLFELERLARQGTRVVYVPGNHDAALRRFCGFGLDRFEMHRRCEHQLLDGRTLLLTHGDEFDAAVCLGAFEAQIGNLGYDLLMWLNRSCQFLRRRLGLPYWSLATFIKKRVGKAQAAIDRYRHAALRAARQAGCDGIVLGHIHQPQLSQEDGLLYLNTGDWVESCSLVAEGLDGRLQLLHWSEQQQVLACTDRERIIRAA; via the coding sequence ATGAGCCACTTCAACTACCGCACCGTCTTCCTGTCCGATCTGCACCTGGGCAGCCGCGACTGCCAGGCCGACTACCTGCTGTCGCTGCTCAAGCACATCAAACCCGAAAGCCTCTACCTGCTTGGCGACGTGGTGGATCTCTGGGCCATGGGCCGCAAGGGCCTCTGGCCCCACAGCCACTCCCAGGTGCTGTTCGAGCTGGAGCGCCTGGCCCGCCAGGGCACCAGGGTGGTCTATGTACCCGGCAACCACGACGCCGCCCTGCGCCGCTTCTGCGGCTTCGGCCTCGACCGCTTCGAGATGCACAGGCGCTGTGAGCACCAATTGCTGGACGGCCGCACCCTGCTGCTGACCCACGGCGACGAGTTCGACGCCGCCGTCTGCCTGGGCGCCTTCGAGGCACAGATAGGCAACCTGGGCTACGACCTGCTGATGTGGCTCAACCGCAGCTGCCAGTTCCTGCGCCGTCGCCTGGGCCTGCCCTACTGGTCCCTGGCCACCTTCATCAAGAAGCGGGTCGGCAAGGCCCAGGCCGCCATCGACCGCTACCGGCACGCGGCCCTGCGCGCCGCCCGCCAGGCCGGCTGCGACGGCATCGTCCTTGGCCACATCCACCAGCCCCAGCTGAGCCAGGAGGACGGGCTGCTCTACCTCAACACCGGCGACTGGGTGGAGTCCTGCTCCCTGGTGGCCGAAGGCCTGGACGGCCGCCTGCAGCTGCTGCACTGGAGCGAGCAGCAGCAGGTGCTGGCCTGCACCGACCGCGAGCGCATCATCCGCGCCGCCTGA